One window of the Nasonia vitripennis strain AsymCx chromosome 4 unlocalized genomic scaffold, Nvit_psr_1.1 chr4_random0010, whole genome shotgun sequence genome contains the following:
- the LOC103316992 gene encoding uncharacterized protein LOC103316992, producing the protein MINIKRDFLLGNDLQIPMKKFKPTVPGHGPGECICVIPSSGEEDTLDTSVMPCPQQQQQLQETTPTVAQGDDVPASQFEEGQRFETSEPTLQYEVAFDADNEPFHRFPNTGAFNTRS; encoded by the exons atgaTTAATATAAAAAGAGACTTTTTACTGGGAAATGACCTTCAAATCccaatgaaaaaatttaaaccaacAGTTCCGGGGCACGGTCCTGGAGAATGTATTT gtGTAATCCCCTCCTCTGGTGAGGAAGATACGCTCGACACATCGGTTATGCCCTGCccacaacagcagcagcagctacagGAGACTACACCTACGGTAGCGCAGGGTGATGATGTGCCTGCTTCACAGTTCGAAGAGGGCCAACGGTTCGAAACATCAGAACCGACTCTTCAATATGAAGTGGCATTTGATGCAG ATAACGAACCATTTCACCGCTTTCCGAATACAGGTGCATTTAACACTCGAAgctga